A region of Planococcus sp. MSAK28401 DNA encodes the following proteins:
- a CDS encoding PP2C family protein-serine/threonine phosphatase yields the protein MPQHIEAQYQEILNEYVKKQTEQNLYVGQNFSRQLILENISPEEVISMHKAAIRELYSDLPDVVWHSFDFLIEMMINYGLALQERQSLLKRQEELKVEMDLAANVQETLLKTKLPSLEGLDIGLLSIPAKKMNGDYIYFVSDYDGYAGVAVADVIGKGLPAALCMSMIKFGMDSLNSSHALPKDVLGVINRIVEKSVDDSMFVSMFYANYDAGAARLTYGSAGHEPAILYRADTGEFDELEAKGLLLGVSPAAVYEEHSVTLDKGDMIIMMTDGVTEGRTEEGFIEREVIYKLIEQKKSQPAQAIVQHVYDELERMQNAELQDDFTLVVYKKV from the coding sequence ATGCCTCAACACATTGAAGCGCAATATCAGGAAATTCTGAACGAATATGTAAAAAAGCAGACGGAGCAAAATTTGTACGTCGGCCAAAATTTCAGCAGGCAATTGATTCTGGAGAATATTTCTCCGGAAGAAGTGATCAGCATGCACAAAGCAGCCATCCGGGAGCTCTATAGCGATCTCCCGGATGTTGTTTGGCATTCATTTGACTTCCTTATTGAAATGATGATTAATTACGGATTGGCATTGCAGGAACGCCAAAGTTTGCTGAAGCGCCAGGAAGAGCTGAAAGTGGAAATGGACTTAGCAGCCAATGTGCAAGAAACCTTGCTCAAGACAAAATTACCGTCCCTCGAAGGGCTGGATATCGGCTTATTGTCGATTCCGGCCAAGAAGATGAACGGAGATTATATTTATTTTGTCAGTGATTATGATGGATACGCTGGCGTAGCCGTTGCCGATGTAATCGGTAAAGGCCTGCCGGCGGCTCTTTGCATGTCCATGATCAAATTCGGCATGGACAGCTTGAACAGCTCGCACGCCTTGCCGAAAGACGTGCTCGGCGTCATTAACCGGATCGTTGAAAAAAGTGTCGACGACTCGATGTTTGTGTCGATGTTCTACGCGAATTACGATGCCGGGGCAGCCAGGCTCACTTACGGGTCGGCTGGGCACGAACCTGCCATTCTCTATCGTGCGGACACGGGGGAATTTGATGAACTCGAAGCAAAAGGCTTGTTGCTCGGTGTTTCGCCAGCTGCAGTTTATGAAGAGCATTCCGTTACTTTAGACAAAGGCGATATGATCATCATGATGACGGATGGAGTGACAGAGGGCCGGACAGAGGAAGGCTTTATCGAACGCGAGGTCATTTACAAATTGATTGAGCAAAAGAAAAGCCAACCGGCTCAGGCAATTGTCCAACACGTTTACGATGAGCTTGAACGGATGCAAAATGCAGAACTACAGGATGATTTCACTTTAGTGGTTTACAAGAAGGTTTAA
- the sigB gene encoding RNA polymerase sigma factor SigB, with the protein MSKQSHPNQPTKEQVLEWIEAYQKTEDEEAQTNLVLNYRRLVESIARKYSNGKSYHEDIAQVGMLGLLGAIRRYDPSYGRSFEAFAVPTIIGEIKRFLRDKTWAIHVPRRIKELGPRIKATVEVLTTELQRSPQVWEIAEYLDVDEDDVLEAMEMGKSYQALSMDHSLEADSDGSTVTLFDVVGQEDDGYEKADQRMLVAEAMNVLSDREKQIIQYTYIEQLSQKEAGDRLGISQMHVSRLQRKAIKKLQEAILAAGGVS; encoded by the coding sequence ATGTCGAAACAATCTCATCCTAATCAGCCAACGAAAGAACAGGTACTGGAATGGATTGAAGCTTATCAAAAAACGGAGGACGAGGAAGCACAGACAAACCTTGTCCTTAATTACCGGCGTCTCGTGGAATCGATCGCCCGCAAGTATTCAAACGGGAAATCCTACCACGAAGACATTGCACAAGTGGGTATGCTTGGCTTGCTCGGTGCGATCCGGCGCTACGACCCATCCTATGGCCGAAGCTTTGAAGCCTTCGCTGTGCCGACCATTATCGGCGAAATCAAGCGCTTTTTGCGTGACAAAACATGGGCAATTCATGTACCCCGCCGCATAAAAGAGCTGGGGCCGCGCATCAAAGCGACTGTTGAAGTGCTGACGACAGAGCTTCAGCGTTCTCCGCAAGTTTGGGAAATCGCTGAATACCTCGATGTTGATGAAGACGACGTCTTGGAAGCGATGGAGATGGGCAAAAGCTATCAAGCACTTTCCATGGACCATTCACTCGAGGCGGATTCGGACGGCAGTACGGTTACCTTGTTTGATGTAGTCGGCCAGGAAGATGATGGATATGAAAAAGCGGATCAGCGCATGCTCGTGGCGGAAGCGATGAATGTCCTTTCCGATCGGGAAAAGCAGATCATCCAATACACCTACATAGAGCAGCTGAGCCAGAAGGAAGCGGGCGACCGGCTGGGTATTTCCCAGATGCACGTTTCACGTCTTCAACGAAAAGCCATCAAAAAGCTTCAGGAAGCCATTTTGGCCGCCGGCGGGGTTTCCTAG
- the rsbW gene encoding anti-sigma B factor RsbW: MRPFDYVEMRVPAKSQYVGVARLTISGLASRIGFSFDDIEDLKIASSEAVTNAVQHAYSEGEEGEVVIGCALYEDKIEIMVADHGQSFNFEEIKAKVGPYHDQEEGAFLREGGLGLYLIETLMDEVKVHHQEGVTVFMTKHVEGERVEEDVETISS; this comes from the coding sequence ATGCGTCCTTTCGATTATGTAGAGATGCGCGTCCCGGCCAAATCCCAATACGTAGGCGTTGCCCGTCTGACGATTTCAGGGCTGGCAAGCCGCATTGGCTTTTCGTTCGATGATATTGAAGATTTGAAGATCGCTTCAAGTGAAGCAGTGACAAACGCTGTCCAACACGCTTATTCAGAAGGCGAAGAAGGCGAAGTGGTCATCGGTTGCGCATTGTATGAAGATAAAATCGAAATCATGGTAGCCGATCACGGACAAAGTTTCAATTTCGAAGAAATCAAGGCAAAAGTCGGACCTTACCACGACCAGGAAGAGGGAGCGTTCCTGCGCGAAGGAGGTCTCGGCCTGTATTTGATCGAAACGCTTATGGATGAAGTGAAAGTACATCATCAGGAAGGCGTTACTGTCTTTATGACCAAGCATGTTGAAGGAGAGCGGGTGGAAGAGGATGTCGAAACAATCTCATCCTAA
- a CDS encoding anti-sigma factor antagonist: protein MNIQVNLTENDNKLKGEIHGEIDAHTAPVLREKLEAYQAQEGLNAELDLSGVDYMDSTGLGVFVAFYKSINAKGGHLKLTGLSNRLKRLFDITGLGDIMDIEAAVGKGGN from the coding sequence ATGAATATTCAAGTTAATTTGACAGAAAATGACAATAAATTAAAAGGCGAAATTCATGGAGAGATTGATGCGCATACAGCGCCGGTGCTCCGCGAAAAACTAGAAGCGTACCAGGCGCAAGAAGGCTTGAATGCCGAATTGGACTTATCCGGTGTGGATTATATGGATAGTACAGGTTTGGGCGTTTTTGTCGCGTTCTATAAATCCATCAACGCAAAAGGCGGCCATTTGAAACTGACTGGGCTTTCAAACCGATTGAAACGCCTTTTCGATATCACAGGCCTAGGCGATATTATGGATATTGAAGCAGCAGTCGGGAAGGGTGGGAACTAA